The Aggregatilinea lenta genome includes a region encoding these proteins:
- a CDS encoding SIS domain-containing protein, whose product MTAHLDDGRRYVEGVWDILDQVVEHEAEALDRAGGIMCLFGTGHSHLLAAEGHSCACGLALVAPIVKHRRAY is encoded by the coding sequence ATGACGGCACACCTGGATGACGGACGTCGCTACGTCGAAGGCGTCTGGGATATTCTCGATCAGGTCGTGGAGCACGAAGCGGAGGCGCTTGACCGGGCGGGCGGAATCATGTGCCTGTTTGGAACGGGGCATTCGCACCTGCTGGCCGCAGAAGGTCATTCCTGTGCGTGTGGGCTGGCCCTGGTGGCCCCTATTGTCAAGCACCGGCGTGCATATTGA
- a CDS encoding DegT/DnrJ/EryC1/StrS family aminotransferase has protein sequence MAPNEPLLPYEWPGSYFIGEEEIEAVNQVLLARSPFRFYGHDLQHFATRLEAIFRERLGRQYALGVNSGTAALSISLAAMDVGPGDEVLVPGYLWVSCAAAIVRAGAIPRLVDIDETFCMDPADLERKITSRSKVVLYIHMSGATGDIAEVVKIAHAHGLHVLEDVAQANGASFRGRRLGSFGDMAIFSFQLNKNMTSGEGGMIACDDKMLYDRAVAVHDLGYPRNEQGRLVTDDPDMQLWGQGSRMSELTAAMAWSQVQKLDTITGSMRKINHLLYRGLAGIAGLRPRRVLDPDGDSGAFALLIWPDAETCQQIVPATRAAGVTTGPQGINNVMMRDWGLHLYYNNLSLVHKRGLNSAGRPWSDPDNAFASDYTYHKGTLPQADDLFSRTSLLEVPPVMTPEIAERVIAIFRDCAARLGL, from the coding sequence ATGGCACCAAATGAGCCGCTGTTACCCTATGAGTGGCCGGGGAGCTACTTCATCGGCGAGGAAGAGATCGAGGCTGTTAATCAAGTCCTGCTCGCACGCAGCCCGTTCCGGTTCTATGGTCACGATCTACAACACTTCGCCACGCGCCTGGAAGCAATCTTCCGCGAGCGGCTGGGCCGCCAGTATGCCCTGGGGGTAAACAGCGGTACGGCGGCGCTGAGCATCTCGCTCGCGGCGATGGATGTCGGTCCCGGCGACGAGGTGCTGGTGCCCGGCTACCTGTGGGTCTCGTGCGCGGCGGCTATCGTGCGCGCCGGGGCGATTCCGCGCTTGGTCGACATCGACGAGACGTTTTGCATGGACCCCGCCGATCTAGAGCGCAAGATTACGTCGCGCTCGAAGGTCGTGCTCTACATCCATATGAGCGGCGCGACCGGCGACATCGCCGAGGTGGTGAAAATTGCGCATGCGCATGGCCTGCACGTGCTCGAAGACGTAGCGCAAGCGAACGGTGCCAGCTTTCGGGGCCGCCGCTTAGGCAGCTTTGGGGACATGGCGATCTTCAGCTTCCAGTTGAATAAGAACATGACGTCCGGTGAGGGCGGCATGATCGCCTGCGATGACAAAATGCTGTATGACCGCGCGGTGGCCGTGCACGACCTGGGCTACCCGCGCAACGAGCAGGGGCGGCTGGTGACCGACGATCCCGATATGCAGCTCTGGGGCCAGGGCAGCCGTATGAGTGAGCTGACCGCCGCCATGGCGTGGTCGCAAGTCCAGAAGTTGGACACGATCACAGGCAGCATGCGCAAGATCAACCATCTCCTGTACCGAGGGCTGGCGGGCATCGCCGGGTTGCGCCCGCGCCGTGTACTCGATCCCGATGGCGACAGCGGCGCATTCGCGTTATTGATCTGGCCGGATGCTGAGACCTGCCAGCAGATAGTGCCCGCTACGCGAGCAGCAGGCGTCACGACCGGGCCACAGGGCATCAATAACGTGATGATGCGCGACTGGGGGCTGCACCTGTACTACAATAACCTCAGCCTGGTTCACAAGCGCGGTCTCAATTCCGCCGGGAGGCCCTGGAGCGATCCGGATAACGCATTCGCGTCGGACTACACTTATCACAAAGGCACGCTGCCCCAGGCGGATGATCTGTTCTCGCGCACCAGCTTGTTGGAGGTGCCGCCGGTCATGACGCCGGAGATCGCCGAGCGCGTGATCGCGATCTTCCGCGACTGTGCCGCCCGGCTAGGGTTGTAG
- a CDS encoding Gfo/Idh/MocA family protein translates to MTRQLGIGVLGLNEGRTLLTALNDEVPNITGSSSTHQIRAPHVRVVAACDLRQEMLDTARRRHPDLAYLTDYAELLKHSDVDIVAVYTPDKWHGTHIIQAFEAGKHVICTKPLINSMEDAQQILAASRRTGRKLMVGQSTRFFESFRRQRSAFERGEVGNLEFLDAHYVHRMDWFYERSPWAAENTDWVYLGMSHPIDLVRWYLGPIREVQAFAMQSHVARQYNAKSNDIYIANYRNETGQLGRAMGHFGVHELPSARNATELVLYGDKGTSMAQYHDMRYFHTSPDGTEITEDMLYEKRPYYFNNETHGMHYGEFANLAEYFAQALLNGTNYSPDLEEGLETFCIMEATRRSTVESRPVEIAPLMEQIGLPVK, encoded by the coding sequence ATGACGCGACAACTCGGCATTGGCGTATTGGGGTTGAACGAAGGACGTACGCTGCTGACCGCGCTCAACGACGAAGTCCCGAACATCACAGGGTCGTCGTCCACGCACCAGATCCGCGCGCCGCATGTGCGTGTGGTCGCAGCTTGCGACCTGCGGCAGGAGATGCTCGACACCGCCCGGCGGCGGCACCCGGATCTGGCTTATCTGACTGACTACGCGGAGCTGCTCAAGCACTCGGACGTGGATATCGTCGCAGTGTACACGCCGGACAAGTGGCACGGGACGCACATTATCCAGGCTTTCGAGGCCGGAAAGCACGTCATCTGCACCAAGCCGCTGATCAACTCGATGGAGGACGCGCAGCAGATCCTTGCAGCCAGCCGCCGAACCGGGCGCAAGCTGATGGTCGGCCAGAGCACGCGCTTCTTCGAGTCCTTCCGCCGCCAGCGTAGCGCCTTCGAGCGCGGCGAGGTAGGGAATCTGGAATTCCTCGACGCGCACTACGTGCACCGCATGGACTGGTTCTACGAGCGTAGTCCGTGGGCCGCGGAGAACACCGACTGGGTCTACCTGGGCATGAGCCACCCCATCGACCTCGTACGCTGGTACCTGGGGCCGATCCGCGAGGTGCAGGCGTTCGCGATGCAGTCGCACGTCGCCAGGCAGTACAACGCGAAGTCGAACGACATCTACATTGCCAACTATCGCAACGAGACCGGGCAGCTGGGTCGCGCGATGGGCCACTTCGGCGTGCACGAACTGCCTTCCGCGCGCAACGCCACGGAACTGGTGCTGTACGGCGACAAGGGCACCAGCATGGCCCAGTACCATGATATGCGCTACTTCCACACGAGTCCTGATGGCACCGAAATCACAGAGGACATGCTCTACGAGAAGCGCCCGTACTACTTCAACAACGAGACGCATGGCATGCACTACGGCGAGTTCGCCAACCTCGCGGAGTATTTCGCCCAGGCGCTGCTGAACGGCACGAACTACTCGCCCGATCTCGAAGAAGGGCTGGAGACGTTCTGCATCATGGAGGCGACGCGCCGCTCCACCGTGGAAAGCCGCCCGGTCGAGATCGCGCCGCTGATGGAGCAGATCGGGCTGCCGGTGAAGTAA
- a CDS encoding uroporphyrinogen decarboxylase family protein yields the protein MNSPLLDKPAPDFDTFVRVLKGEQEPDHVYIAEHTLDAEILQAIAERYLGERYIPFTNEPNEAYYQQLTTIFQRLGYDYVPVAIWHDWDNHPSTGWTSTGDTAGDLSRGERAWANEGRGLITSWETFEQFPWNQVRVNLGHCELAARHLPDGMKLVVATGLFEHVLEVLLGYEGLFYMLYDEPELVAAVFARWGQKVYDYYESVIEMDAVGAIFHSDDLAFRTSTLVSPQILREQILPWFKKYAALAHEHGKSYWYHCCGNIYDSGIIDDLIDDVKIDAFHSFQDVILPVGEFKRRYGNRVATLGGVDIDPLARLDEPELRRYIRSILDQCVPGGRYALGTGNSVTNYVPLENYFVLLDEARRWS from the coding sequence ATGAACAGTCCGTTACTGGATAAACCAGCGCCCGATTTTGATACATTTGTCCGCGTCCTGAAGGGCGAGCAGGAACCTGATCACGTCTATATTGCCGAGCACACCCTCGATGCGGAAATCCTGCAAGCTATCGCCGAACGCTATCTGGGCGAGCGCTATATCCCTTTTACGAACGAGCCGAACGAAGCGTATTATCAGCAGCTCACGACCATTTTTCAGCGGTTGGGCTACGATTACGTCCCGGTCGCAATCTGGCATGACTGGGATAACCATCCTTCGACCGGCTGGACCTCCACGGGTGATACGGCTGGCGACCTGTCACGAGGCGAGCGCGCATGGGCCAATGAAGGGCGCGGACTTATCACATCCTGGGAGACCTTCGAGCAATTCCCCTGGAATCAGGTTCGAGTGAACCTCGGCCACTGCGAGCTGGCGGCGCGCCATCTGCCAGACGGGATGAAGCTCGTGGTCGCCACAGGCCTGTTCGAGCACGTGCTGGAAGTGTTGCTCGGCTACGAGGGGCTGTTCTATATGCTCTACGACGAGCCTGAGCTGGTTGCAGCCGTGTTTGCTCGGTGGGGCCAGAAGGTTTACGACTATTATGAAAGCGTCATCGAGATGGATGCCGTTGGGGCCATCTTCCACTCCGACGATCTTGCTTTCAGAACCTCGACGCTCGTCTCCCCGCAGATATTGCGCGAGCAGATCCTTCCCTGGTTCAAGAAATATGCGGCCCTCGCGCACGAGCATGGCAAGTCCTACTGGTATCACTGCTGCGGAAATATCTACGACAGCGGCATCATAGACGACTTAATCGACGATGTGAAGATTGATGCGTTTCACTCGTTCCAGGATGTCATTTTACCCGTAGGCGAATTCAAGCGTCGTTATGGGAACCGTGTTGCGACACTGGGCGGCGTCGATATCGATCCACTTGCGCGCCTGGATGAACCCGAGCTGCGCCGCTATATTCGATCGATTCTCGACCAGTGCGTTCCCGGCGGGCGTTATGCGCTGGGTACAGGGAACTCGGTTACGAATTACGTCCCCCTGGAAAACTATTTCGTGCTGCTGGATGAGGCACGGCGGTGGTCGTAA
- the yicI gene encoding alpha-xylosidase produces MTFKTPLIPFVSFPAELPELPVRTPGDPGGPAYVVRATVREEQPHGLVLAGTTQTGESVTITLRAVAPGIVRVLLEDAHADPDRPTLARAPSDGVPMTLDRRDGQVRLATDEIAVTIDLDPFGITFCGADGRTLLAQNASDRDAADRLSALPFGFSDVDGRRAAFHDSFTAEPDEHFYGFGEKFTDFDKRGQLMEIWQYDALGVHSERAYKNVPFFVSTRGYGLFVDSARATRFDMAASNHSLIKVAVPDTALDYYVITGPDLKHVVTRYAGLTGLPVLPPKWALGLWMSSGFSQDDTESVLARAQELRDHHIPCDVMHLDTYWQRFGRWSEMIWDADAFPDPAHLLEQLSAQGFKVCLWMNPYLSVESERFHEAAQNGYLLRRADGSPWTGDMWSGLHPEIGIIDMTHPGAVAWFQELLRPHLQIGVEVFKTDFGEGVPPDVLAYNGMTGETLHNLYPLLYNDAVAEVSAQVRGRPGFVWGRSTFTGGQRHAIQWGGDPDCTYPALASTLRGGLSIGMCGHAFWSHDIGGFHTQPTPDLFVRWAQFGLFSPASRAHGMSSRLPWDYGEEAERIVRDYVRLRYHLMPYIYTSAKVAADTSLPLIRPMVLEFPDDPVTYTMDLQYLFGPDLLVAPIYNAEGRRPVYFPEGAWIDYWTHEIIEGPQTRFVDVPLDVMPLYVRANALIPTIEPPEHFTDEPFAEVTFDAYLLDQGSVEMFDTDGITQVAAYRDGIHLDITWSSPKPQVTLRFLPLADLSSVDSVNANGQELPPVSSATVPGWSRAEDGSVLARLS; encoded by the coding sequence ATGACATTTAAGACACCCTTGATCCCGTTTGTGAGCTTCCCCGCCGAGCTGCCGGAACTCCCCGTCCGCACCCCCGGCGATCCCGGCGGACCGGCATACGTCGTGCGTGCCACGGTCCGCGAGGAGCAGCCGCATGGCCTCGTCCTGGCCGGAACGACCCAGACCGGCGAATCCGTGACGATCACGCTGCGCGCGGTCGCGCCGGGCATCGTGCGCGTCCTCCTGGAAGACGCGCACGCCGATCCCGACCGCCCCACCCTGGCCCGCGCCCCGTCCGACGGCGTCCCCATGACCCTCGACCGACGCGACGGCCAGGTGCGCCTGGCGACGGACGAGATCGCGGTCACGATCGATCTGGACCCCTTCGGCATAACGTTCTGCGGCGCGGATGGACGCACGCTGCTGGCGCAGAACGCTTCCGACCGCGACGCGGCGGACCGCCTCAGCGCGCTGCCGTTCGGCTTCAGCGACGTCGACGGACGCCGCGCGGCGTTCCACGACTCGTTCACCGCCGAGCCGGACGAGCACTTCTACGGCTTCGGGGAAAAGTTCACCGACTTCGACAAGCGCGGCCAGCTCATGGAGATCTGGCAGTACGACGCGCTGGGCGTGCATAGCGAGCGGGCCTACAAAAACGTGCCGTTTTTCGTCAGCACGCGCGGCTACGGTCTCTTTGTTGACAGCGCCCGCGCCACCCGTTTCGACATGGCGGCCAGCAACCACTCCCTGATCAAGGTCGCCGTGCCGGACACAGCCCTCGATTACTACGTCATCACCGGTCCCGACCTCAAGCACGTCGTCACGCGCTACGCCGGGTTGACCGGCCTGCCCGTGCTGCCGCCCAAGTGGGCGCTCGGCCTGTGGATGTCATCCGGCTTCAGCCAGGACGACACGGAGTCGGTGCTGGCCCGCGCCCAGGAGCTGCGCGATCACCACATTCCATGCGACGTGATGCACCTGGACACGTACTGGCAGCGCTTCGGGCGCTGGTCCGAGATGATCTGGGACGCCGACGCCTTCCCCGATCCGGCGCACCTGCTGGAACAGCTCAGCGCGCAGGGATTCAAAGTGTGCCTGTGGATGAACCCGTACCTCAGCGTCGAGAGCGAGCGCTTCCACGAGGCCGCGCAGAACGGCTACCTGCTCAGGCGGGCCGATGGCTCGCCCTGGACCGGCGACATGTGGAGCGGCCTGCACCCGGAGATCGGCATCATCGACATGACGCATCCCGGCGCGGTGGCCTGGTTCCAGGAACTACTGCGCCCGCACCTACAAATCGGCGTGGAGGTCTTCAAGACGGACTTCGGCGAGGGCGTGCCCCCGGACGTGCTCGCCTACAACGGCATGACCGGCGAGACGCTGCACAACCTTTACCCACTGCTGTACAACGACGCCGTCGCCGAGGTATCGGCGCAGGTGCGGGGTCGGCCCGGCTTTGTGTGGGGCCGCAGCACGTTCACCGGCGGGCAGCGCCACGCGATCCAGTGGGGCGGCGACCCGGACTGCACCTACCCCGCCCTGGCGTCCACACTGCGCGGCGGCCTCAGCATCGGCATGTGCGGCCACGCCTTCTGGAGCCACGACATCGGCGGCTTCCACACACAGCCTACGCCGGATCTCTTCGTGCGCTGGGCGCAGTTCGGCCTGTTTTCGCCTGCCTCCCGCGCGCATGGCATGTCGTCCCGCCTGCCGTGGGATTACGGCGAGGAGGCCGAGCGCATCGTGCGCGACTACGTGCGGCTGCGCTACCACCTGATGCCCTATATCTACACGTCCGCGAAGGTGGCTGCCGACACCAGCCTGCCCCTTATCCGCCCGATGGTCCTTGAATTTCCCGACGATCCGGTCACCTACACGATGGATCTGCAGTACCTGTTCGGGCCGGATCTGCTCGTCGCCCCGATTTACAACGCCGAAGGAAGACGCCCGGTCTATTTCCCTGAGGGGGCATGGATCGATTACTGGACGCACGAGATTATCGAAGGTCCACAAACGCGATTTGTCGACGTCCCGCTGGATGTCATGCCGCTGTATGTGCGGGCCAATGCGTTGATCCCCACCATCGAGCCACCGGAGCACTTCACCGACGAGCCGTTTGCTGAGGTAACATTCGATGCCTACTTGCTCGATCAGGGCAGCGTTGAGATGTTTGATACCGATGGGATCACACAAGTCGCCGCTTACCGTGACGGAATTCATCTCGACATCACGTGGTCGTCGCCCAAACCTCAGGTGACGCTCCGCTTCCTGCCGCTGGCAGACCTGTCATCGGTGGATTCCGTTAATGCGAACGGGCAGGAACTCCCACCAGTGTCCTCGGCGACCGTCCCCGGATGGAGCCGCGCAGAGGATGGCAGCGTACTGGCCCGGCTAAGCTAA
- a CDS encoding carbohydrate ABC transporter permease has product MVTNGQVSNRSNVKIDQIVYFVLALAVALLFAFPVIFMMITSFKPETEVFATPVRIFPRDFQGIAQYQRAADLVPLGRFFFNSTLMAVIDVVFTVFFSALAGYGFAKFRFFGRRLMFVFILSTMMIPFQILLVPLYAQIKNFGWENSYYGLIIPGILNPFGVFLMRQFCLSLPDELMDAARIDGASELGIFWRIVFPLLKPASASLAIIIFLWSWNNFLWPLVVVQSPEYTTLPVGLTFFAQAFQRQPMWAAAMAVSTLATLPVALLFIFFQRYFTEGMVLSGMKG; this is encoded by the coding sequence ATGGTAACAAACGGTCAGGTCTCGAACCGCTCCAACGTAAAAATTGACCAGATTGTGTACTTCGTTTTGGCGCTGGCTGTGGCGCTCCTGTTTGCGTTTCCGGTGATCTTCATGATGATCACCAGCTTTAAGCCTGAAACAGAGGTGTTCGCCACGCCGGTTCGAATCTTCCCGCGTGACTTTCAGGGGATCGCGCAGTACCAGCGCGCCGCCGATCTGGTACCGCTGGGGCGTTTTTTCTTCAATAGCACGTTGATGGCCGTCATCGACGTCGTGTTTACGGTTTTCTTCTCGGCGCTCGCGGGGTATGGGTTCGCCAAATTCCGCTTCTTCGGGCGGCGCCTGATGTTTGTGTTCATCCTAAGCACGATGATGATCCCATTCCAGATCTTATTGGTTCCGCTGTATGCGCAGATCAAAAACTTTGGCTGGGAAAACAGCTACTATGGATTGATTATCCCGGGAATACTCAACCCGTTTGGTGTGTTCCTGATGCGTCAGTTTTGTCTGAGCCTGCCGGATGAATTGATGGACGCGGCGCGGATCGACGGGGCAAGCGAACTCGGCATCTTCTGGCGTATCGTGTTCCCGCTGCTCAAGCCCGCATCGGCGAGCTTGGCGATTATCATTTTCCTATGGAGCTGGAATAACTTCCTGTGGCCGCTGGTCGTGGTGCAAAGTCCAGAATATACGACCCTACCGGTCGGCCTGACCTTTTTCGCGCAGGCATTCCAGCGCCAGCCGATGTGGGCCGCCGCCATGGCTGTCTCGACCCTTGCCACGTTGCCGGTTGCTCTGCTGTTTATTTTCTTCCAGCGTTACTTCACGGAGGGCATGGTGCTCTCCGGCATGAAGGGCTAG
- a CDS encoding neutral/alkaline non-lysosomal ceramidase N-terminal domain-containing protein codes for MSRALRLKAGACEVCITPPIGVELAGYGPNIGRTSVDVHDQLAAQALVLDDGRQRIALVTLDIIGVSAAFTDAVRREVEARTDIPATHVMIAASHSHTAPTVALFRDWGAPDEEYVHLLARLVAGAVVAAHGKLQPAALSVGRGAYPDLAWNRTGRAEVDPTVEVLRVDDQVGQPLALLVHYACHPVILGPKPQISADYPGALRQYLKARYSGAAILFVNGACGDIDPVTNRDMWGQGTFEAVERAGRALGEVATQAAEAAVGLDDAIIRVRRDTFELAYQLPEPSWVQDQVAEYARQVEAAGQERQVFGAVTGSVAMPGFWLGYYREIDAQQRSRRLVTHEQVELQAFTLDDKVTLLGIPAEIYTREGQQIRAMSHAPHTLVVGYANGLVGYIPPAEEYARQSYAALLAAAVYDRLPFQPDIAERLVRACEQLVANDGMGKTPA; via the coding sequence ATGTCAAGAGCACTCAGACTCAAAGCGGGTGCTTGCGAGGTCTGTATTACACCTCCTATCGGCGTCGAGCTGGCCGGATATGGGCCGAACATCGGGCGCACATCGGTCGACGTGCACGATCAGTTGGCAGCGCAGGCGCTGGTGTTGGACGATGGGCGGCAGCGGATCGCGCTGGTCACGCTGGACATTATTGGCGTATCGGCGGCGTTCACCGATGCCGTGCGCCGCGAGGTCGAAGCGCGAACCGATATCCCTGCCACGCACGTCATGATCGCCGCATCGCATTCCCACACCGCGCCGACCGTTGCGCTTTTCCGCGACTGGGGCGCACCGGATGAGGAGTACGTGCATCTGCTGGCGCGGCTGGTTGCGGGTGCGGTGGTAGCGGCGCACGGCAAACTACAACCGGCGGCGCTGTCCGTGGGGCGCGGCGCATACCCGGATCTGGCCTGGAACCGCACCGGGCGCGCCGAGGTCGACCCGACCGTGGAAGTGCTGCGTGTGGATGATCAGGTCGGCCAACCCCTCGCGCTGCTGGTTCATTATGCATGCCACCCCGTGATCCTCGGACCCAAGCCGCAAATCTCGGCGGATTATCCCGGCGCGCTCCGGCAGTACCTCAAGGCGCGGTATTCGGGCGCGGCGATCCTGTTTGTCAATGGTGCATGCGGGGATATCGATCCGGTGACAAACCGCGACATGTGGGGACAGGGCACATTCGAGGCTGTGGAGCGAGCCGGGCGTGCGTTGGGTGAAGTCGCAACCCAGGCCGCTGAAGCAGCCGTAGGGCTGGACGACGCAATAATCCGGGTACGGCGTGACACGTTCGAACTGGCTTACCAACTGCCGGAGCCGAGTTGGGTTCAGGACCAGGTCGCGGAATATGCGCGGCAGGTAGAAGCAGCGGGCCAGGAGCGGCAGGTGTTCGGGGCGGTGACCGGATCAGTGGCGATGCCCGGTTTCTGGCTCGGCTACTACCGCGAGATCGACGCGCAGCAGCGGAGCAGGCGGCTTGTCACGCATGAGCAAGTCGAATTGCAGGCGTTTACGCTGGACGACAAGGTGACTTTACTCGGCATCCCCGCTGAAATCTACACGCGGGAGGGGCAGCAGATCCGGGCGATGTCTCACGCACCGCACACGCTGGTAGTGGGGTATGCCAACGGGCTGGTGGGGTATATCCCGCCCGCAGAGGAATACGCCAGGCAGAGCTACGCCGCGCTGCTGGCTGCGGCAGTCTATGACCGTTTGCCGTTCCAGCCGGACATAGCTGAGCGCCTGGTAAGGGCATGCGAGCAGCTTGTCGCGAATGACGGAATGGGAAAGACACCGGCATGA
- a CDS encoding glycoside hydrolase family 127 protein, which translates to MASIALDDGFWTKWQAVNHSASLKHGYHMLEQAGNLHNFRLAAGRETGEYRGRNFVDENVYKWLEAASLELGRRPDPELKQMIDDTIELIAAVQQPDGYINTYFLTVEPENRWTNLDHGHELYCSGHLFQAAVAHHRATGETTLLDVATRMADLMASIFGPGKRDGAPGHPEPELALIELYRETGTQRYLDLAKFFIDQRGQGKMRGLGWVGPEYHQDRVPIRDASVIEGHAVRAVYLMTGVTDLYLETGEQALFDALIRLWTDMTTGKLHVTGGAGARYEGEAFGDAYELPNDQCYCETCAAIGSVMWNWRLVLATGDARYADVMEQTLYNGFLSGPALDGTHFFYINPLLSRGNYKRAEWYEVACCPPNIMRTLASIEQYMATTGNGGLQLHLYHNATIKTAIEPGREVGLRLETDYPWQGQVKVTVEQTDGDAWALSLRIPGWCQDATISVNGTPPVPAQSGSYAEVNRVWQAGDVVLLDLTMTPRLIEAHPFVDATRDCVAIQRGPVLYCLEQADHDANLMALQIDETQPMDARWQDDLLGGCMVVTTQGAAIDVGAWQGTTYRPVASTGAPPHQSVTLTAVPYHLWGNRGPNAMRVWIPRAGSA; encoded by the coding sequence ATGGCCAGCATCGCCCTCGACGATGGCTTCTGGACCAAATGGCAGGCGGTGAACCACAGCGCCAGCCTCAAGCACGGCTATCACATGTTGGAGCAGGCAGGGAATCTCCACAACTTCCGCCTCGCCGCCGGACGCGAGACAGGCGAATATCGCGGGCGGAATTTCGTAGACGAGAACGTCTACAAATGGCTCGAAGCCGCCTCGCTCGAGCTGGGCCGGCGGCCCGACCCCGAGCTGAAGCAGATGATCGACGATACCATCGAGCTGATCGCTGCCGTCCAGCAGCCCGACGGCTACATCAACACCTACTTCCTCACCGTCGAGCCGGAAAACCGCTGGACGAACCTGGACCACGGGCACGAGCTGTACTGCTCCGGGCACCTGTTCCAGGCCGCCGTCGCGCATCACCGCGCCACGGGCGAGACGACCCTGCTCGACGTCGCCACGCGCATGGCCGATCTCATGGCTTCCATCTTTGGACCCGGCAAGCGGGACGGCGCGCCCGGCCACCCGGAACCAGAGCTGGCTCTGATCGAGCTGTACCGCGAAACCGGGACGCAGCGCTATCTCGACCTGGCGAAGTTCTTCATCGACCAGCGCGGCCAGGGCAAAATGCGGGGCCTGGGCTGGGTCGGCCCGGAGTATCACCAGGACCGCGTGCCCATCCGTGACGCGTCCGTGATCGAGGGCCACGCCGTACGCGCGGTGTACCTCATGACTGGCGTCACGGACCTGTACCTGGAAACCGGCGAGCAGGCCCTGTTCGACGCGCTCATACGGCTGTGGACAGATATGACCACCGGCAAGCTACACGTCACCGGCGGCGCGGGCGCGCGCTACGAGGGTGAGGCGTTCGGCGACGCCTACGAGCTGCCCAATGACCAGTGCTACTGCGAAACCTGCGCGGCGATTGGCAGCGTGATGTGGAACTGGCGTCTGGTGCTGGCGACGGGCGACGCCCGGTACGCCGACGTGATGGAGCAGACGCTGTACAACGGCTTCCTGAGCGGCCCGGCGCTGGACGGCACACATTTCTTCTATATCAACCCGCTGCTCAGCCGGGGCAACTACAAACGCGCCGAGTGGTACGAGGTCGCCTGCTGCCCGCCCAACATCATGCGCACGCTGGCCTCCATCGAGCAGTACATGGCGACCACCGGAAACGGCGGCTTGCAGCTTCATCTCTATCACAACGCGACGATCAAGACGGCGATTGAGCCGGGGCGCGAAGTCGGCCTGCGGCTGGAAACGGACTACCCCTGGCAGGGGCAGGTGAAGGTGACCGTCGAACAGACGGATGGCGATGCCTGGGCGTTGAGCCTGCGCATCCCCGGTTGGTGCCAGGACGCGACGATTTCGGTCAACGGGACGCCGCCTGTCCCGGCCCAATCCGGCAGCTACGCGGAGGTTAACCGCGTCTGGCAGGCGGGCGACGTCGTGCTGCTCGACCTCACCATGACGCCGCGCCTGATCGAAGCGCACCCGTTCGTGGATGCCACGCGCGACTGTGTCGCCATCCAGCGCGGCCCGGTGCTTTACTGCCTGGAACAAGCCGATCACGACGCGAACCTGATGGCCCTGCAGATCGACGAAACTCAACCGATGGATGCCAGGTGGCAGGACGACCTGCTGGGCGGCTGCATGGTGGTCACGACGCAGGGCGCCGCGATCGACGTCGGGGCGTGGCAAGGCACGACCTACCGCCCCGTCGCAAGCACCGGCGCCCCGCCGCACCAGTCGGTCACGCTGACGGCGGTGCCGTACCATCTATGGGGCAACCGGGGACCGAACGCCATGCGCGTCTGGATTCCACGCGCGGGCAGCGCCTAG